Proteins encoded together in one Carya illinoinensis cultivar Pawnee chromosome 3, C.illinoinensisPawnee_v1, whole genome shotgun sequence window:
- the LOC122303763 gene encoding nucleobase-ascorbate transporter 1-like isoform X1, whose translation MAADIIHRPMEQLQDLEYCIDSNPPWAETILLAFQNYILMLGTSVMIPTMLVPAMGGSDGEKARVIQTLLFVAGINTLLQALFGTRLPAVVGGSFAYVIPIAYIVSDSQLQRISDPHERFLQTMRAIQGALIVASSIQIVLGYSQLWGLFSRFFSPLGMAPVVALVGLGLFQRGFPALGNCVEIGIPMLLLIIGLSLYLKHVRPFRDVPIFERFPVLVCVTIIWIYSLVLTASGAYRDKSLRTQISCRADRANLISTAPWFKFPYPLQWGPPTFSAGHSFAMMSAVLVSMVESTGAYKATSRLAIATPPPAYVLSRGIGWQGIGILLDGLFGTATGSTVSVENAGLLGLTRVGSRRVVEISAGFMIFFSTLGKFGAVFASIPFPIFAALYCVLFGLVASVGLSFLQFTNMNCMRNLIITGLSLFLGISVPQFFNEYWNPSRRGLVHTNAGWFNAIINTVFSSPPTVGLIVAVFLDNTLEVEKSKTDRGMTWWGKFRSFRGDNRNEEFYTLPFNLNRFFPPT comes from the exons cTGAAACCATCTTATTAGCATTTCAAAACTACATTCTAATGCTGGGCACAAGTGTTATGATCCCCACAATGCTCGTCCCTGCAATGGGGGGAAGTGAT GGAGAGAAAGCACGAGTTATACAGACTCTCCTCTTTGTGGCTGGCATCAACACACTTCTGCAAGCACTCTTTGGAACTCGGTTGCCAGCTGTTGTTGGAGGCTCCTTCGCTTATGTCATTCCCATAGCTTACATAGTAAGCGACTCCCAATTGCAACGGATTAGTGATCCTCATGAA AGATTTTTACAAACTATGCGAGCTATCCAAGGAGCTCTAATTGTAGCCTCGAGCATACAAATAGTCTTGGGTTACAGCCAACTCTGGGGCCTCTTTTCACG ATTCTTCAGTCCTCTTGGTATGGCACCTGTGGTTGCACTGGTTGGCTTAGGATTGTTTCAACGAGGATTTCCTGCG TTGGGCAATTGTGTGGAAATTGGGATACCAATGCTGTTGTTGATCATTGGATTGTCACTA TATCTAAAGCATGTGAGGCCATTCAGAGATGTCCCTATTTTTGAACGATTCCCGGTGTTGGTATGCGTCACGATCATTTGGATCTATTCCCTTGTCTTGACTGCCAGTGGGGCTTATCGAGACAAGTCCCTTAGAACTCAAATTAGTTGCCGCGCAGACAGAGCTAATCTTATATCTACTGCCCCTTG GTTCAAGTTCCCATACCCTCTGCAGTGGGGTCCACCAACATTTTCAGCTGGTCATTCATTTGCTATGATGTCTGCTGTCCTTGTTTCAATGGTTGAG TCAACTGGTGCATACAAGGCAACATCTAGGTTGGCAATTGCTACTCCCCCTCCTGCTTATGTATTGAGCCGTGGCATTGGTTGGCAA GGAATAGGAATTTTGCTTGATGGTCTGTTTGGAACAGCCACTGGTTCAACTGTTTCTGT GGAAAATGCTGGGCTCCTTGGATTAACTCGGGTTGGAAGTCGCCGAGTAGTTGAAATTTCCGCTGGCTTCATGATATTCTTCTCTACCCTAG GAAAATTTGGAGCTGTGTTTGCATCTATACCCTTCCCAATATTTGCTGCATTGTACTGTGTTCTCTTTGGGCTTGTGG CTTCGGTTGGATTATCATTTCTTCAATTCACAAACATGAATTGCATGAGAAATCTCATCATTACTGGGCTTTCACTGTTCCTTGGGATATCTGTCCCTCAGTTTTTCAATGAATATTGGAATCCTTCACGCCGTGGTCTGGTTCATACAAACGCTGGATGG TTCAATGCAATTATCAATACCGTATTCTCGTCTCCTCCAACGGTGGGTTTGATAGTGGCAGTGTTTCTGGACAACACGTTAGAAGTAGAGAAGTCAAAGACGGATAGAGGAATGACATGGTGGGGTAAGTTCAGAAGCTTTAGAGGTGATAACAGAAATGAAGAGTTCTACACTTTGCCATTCAATCTCAATAGATTTTTCCCACCAACTTAG
- the LOC122303763 gene encoding nucleobase-ascorbate transporter 1-like isoform X2 has translation MAADIIHRPMEQLQDLEYCIDSNPPWAETILLAFQNYILMLGTSVMIPTMLVPAMGGSDGEKARVIQTLLFVAGINTLLQALFGTRLPAVVGGSFAYVIPIAYIVSDSQLQRISDPHERFLQTMRAIQGALIVASSIQIVLGYSQLWGLFSRFFSPLGMAPVVALVGLGLFQRGFPALGNCVEIGIPMLLLIIGLSLYLKHVRPFRDVPIFERFPVLVCVTIIWIYSLVLTASGAYRDKSLRTQISCRADRANLISTAPWFKFPYPLQWGPPTFSAGHSFAMMSAVLVSMVESTGAYKATSRLAIATPPPAYVLSRGIGWQGIGILLDGLFGTATGSTVSVENAGLLGLTRVGSRRVVEISAGFMIFFSTLGKFGAVFASIPFPIFAALYCVLFGLVASVGLSFLQFTNMNCMRNLIITGLSLFLGISVPQFFNEYWNPSRRGLVHTNAGWVIQCNYQYRILVSSNGGFDSGSVSGQHVRSREVKDG, from the exons cTGAAACCATCTTATTAGCATTTCAAAACTACATTCTAATGCTGGGCACAAGTGTTATGATCCCCACAATGCTCGTCCCTGCAATGGGGGGAAGTGAT GGAGAGAAAGCACGAGTTATACAGACTCTCCTCTTTGTGGCTGGCATCAACACACTTCTGCAAGCACTCTTTGGAACTCGGTTGCCAGCTGTTGTTGGAGGCTCCTTCGCTTATGTCATTCCCATAGCTTACATAGTAAGCGACTCCCAATTGCAACGGATTAGTGATCCTCATGAA AGATTTTTACAAACTATGCGAGCTATCCAAGGAGCTCTAATTGTAGCCTCGAGCATACAAATAGTCTTGGGTTACAGCCAACTCTGGGGCCTCTTTTCACG ATTCTTCAGTCCTCTTGGTATGGCACCTGTGGTTGCACTGGTTGGCTTAGGATTGTTTCAACGAGGATTTCCTGCG TTGGGCAATTGTGTGGAAATTGGGATACCAATGCTGTTGTTGATCATTGGATTGTCACTA TATCTAAAGCATGTGAGGCCATTCAGAGATGTCCCTATTTTTGAACGATTCCCGGTGTTGGTATGCGTCACGATCATTTGGATCTATTCCCTTGTCTTGACTGCCAGTGGGGCTTATCGAGACAAGTCCCTTAGAACTCAAATTAGTTGCCGCGCAGACAGAGCTAATCTTATATCTACTGCCCCTTG GTTCAAGTTCCCATACCCTCTGCAGTGGGGTCCACCAACATTTTCAGCTGGTCATTCATTTGCTATGATGTCTGCTGTCCTTGTTTCAATGGTTGAG TCAACTGGTGCATACAAGGCAACATCTAGGTTGGCAATTGCTACTCCCCCTCCTGCTTATGTATTGAGCCGTGGCATTGGTTGGCAA GGAATAGGAATTTTGCTTGATGGTCTGTTTGGAACAGCCACTGGTTCAACTGTTTCTGT GGAAAATGCTGGGCTCCTTGGATTAACTCGGGTTGGAAGTCGCCGAGTAGTTGAAATTTCCGCTGGCTTCATGATATTCTTCTCTACCCTAG GAAAATTTGGAGCTGTGTTTGCATCTATACCCTTCCCAATATTTGCTGCATTGTACTGTGTTCTCTTTGGGCTTGTGG CTTCGGTTGGATTATCATTTCTTCAATTCACAAACATGAATTGCATGAGAAATCTCATCATTACTGGGCTTTCACTGTTCCTTGGGATATCTGTCCCTCAGTTTTTCAATGAATATTGGAATCCTTCACGCCGTGGTCTGGTTCATACAAACGCTGGATGGGTGA TTCAATGCAATTATCAATACCGTATTCTCGTCTCCTCCAACGGTGGGTTTGATAGTGGCAGTGTTTCTGGACAACACGTTAGAAGTAGAGAAGTCAAAGACGGATAG